Part of the Bacteroidales bacterium genome is shown below.
AGAGGATGAACTATTTCAGGTCCGGTAGTGATTTCAAAATCAATGGTTACCGCCCATCCCACGGAAGTGGTTTCATATCCGGAATGCTGATAAACAATTTCAACGCTGTCGCGCAGAAGGGCCGAAAAGTCAGTTACGTCTGCCTGCCATTCCCACTGCCAGTCTTTTGTAAAGATGCTTCCATAGGGCGTCAGCATGCGGCTGAGTTCATAATTGTACACTTTGCCGCTTGTACCTCCGGCCTTTCTCAGATAGATCGGATCAAGGTAATCCCAGTGTGCACAGGGCAGTGAATCAGGACAACCCAGAACAACCTTCATGATGATACGGCGTACTGACACGTTTTTGTCAGGAAATTTTCCCCATGCCGGATACAGATGTATTCCCTTTGACGGATCGGTTGTTACTGTTACTCTCCTGTGCGTAACTACATGCAATACGTTTGACTGGGCATTGACTGAAAAAGGCCCCCACATAAGAACTGCAAAGAAAACAAAAGGCAGAATTTGTTTCATGGCATTGATTTTAAGCTCAAAGCATCTTTTGCGACCGAATTGATTAAAAAACATAGAGATGGTGAGAAAATTAAGTTAAGCAACACAAGCAAAAATAGCAACGTTGGTATTTCATGCAAATGAAGAAAGTCAGATTTTTCTTACAGAGAAACATGTATCTTTCGGCCATGGATGATAAAATAAAGTACAATGTAAAATGAAAAAACCATGAAAAAGCAGGTATTCCTTTTGTTGTTATGGTCGGTTTTTTTCTCGGCTACTGTAATTTCTCAGGAAGAAGACCACAGGTATGTTCCTGAAACCGACCCTCTGGTACTGGAAAAGCTGTCCAGGTGGCAGGATCTTAAATTTGGCCTTTTGATGCACTGGGGTCCATACAGCCAGTGGGGGGTTGTGGAATCCTGGTCCATTTGTCCGGAAGACGAAGGATGGTGCCGCCGCAGTATTGAAAACTACAATGAATACGTGCAGAAATACGAAGGGCTGAAAAAGACCTTCAATCCCGAAAAGTTTGATCCGGGAATATGGGCTAAGGCAGCCAGTGAGGCGGGAATGAAGTATGTGGTTTTCACCACCAAACACCACGATGGCTTTTGTATGTTTGATACAAAATATACTGACTATAAAATTACCTCGCCGGAGTGTCCTTTTCATTCAAATCCCCGGGCCAATATAGCTAAGGAGATTTTTGACGCATTCCGTAAAGAGGGATTTATGGTGGGAGCCTATTTTTCAAAGCCCGACTGGCATAGTGAATATTACTGGTGGCCCAATTTTCCGCCCCGTGACAGGAATGTAAATTATGATCCCGAAGCCTATCCGGAACGGTGGAACAAGTTTGTGGAGTACACGCACAATCAGATACTGGAGCTGATGACAGAATATGGGCCGATGGACATCCTGTGGCTTGACGGGGGCTGGGTAGCCAGAAAACCTAAAGAAATAATTCGTGAATGGTATGAAAACAAAATGAAGGAAGTATCGTCAGGCTATCTGAAAAGTCAGATCATCAATCAGGATATCCGCATGGATGAACTGGTGCAGAAATGCCGGGAGAAACAGCCGGGACTGATTGTTGTTGATAGGGCAGTATACGGAAAAAATCAGAATTACCTAACGCCTGAAAACAGGGTTCCCGCTCAGCCGCTGCCGTATCCGTGGGAATCATGCATAATTTCAGGAGGCGGATGGTCTTTTACCCCCGGTGCCAGATATATGAGCGGAAGAGAAGGAATTCATCTGCTGGCTGACATTGTCGGAAAAGGCGGGAATCTTCTGCTGAACATAGCACCCGGTCCCGACGGCACATGGCAGCAGGGCGCCTATGACCTGCTGAAGGAATATGGGGCCTGGCTTAAAGTTAACGGTGAGGCCATTTATGGCAGCCGCATTCTGCCCCCCTGCAAGGAAGGAAAGATTGTTATGACCAGAGGAAAAGACGGAAGTGCCTATTTTATTTACCTGGCTGATGAAAAGGAAGCATTGCCGGCGTCTGTAAAAATCCAGTCGCACAGGCCGGCTTCAGGGGCTTCTGTTACCCTGCTCGGTGCCAAAGGTTCCCTCTCGTGGAAACCGGTCGGAGATGGCTTTGCGGTTTCTGTACCTGAACGAATAAGGAAAAATCCTCCCTGTAAGTATGCATGGGTGAT
Proteins encoded:
- a CDS encoding alpha-L-fucosidase; the encoded protein is MKKQVFLLLLWSVFFSATVISQEEDHRYVPETDPLVLEKLSRWQDLKFGLLMHWGPYSQWGVVESWSICPEDEGWCRRSIENYNEYVQKYEGLKKTFNPEKFDPGIWAKAASEAGMKYVVFTTKHHDGFCMFDTKYTDYKITSPECPFHSNPRANIAKEIFDAFRKEGFMVGAYFSKPDWHSEYYWWPNFPPRDRNVNYDPEAYPERWNKFVEYTHNQILELMTEYGPMDILWLDGGWVARKPKEIIREWYENKMKEVSSGYLKSQIINQDIRMDELVQKCREKQPGLIVVDRAVYGKNQNYLTPENRVPAQPLPYPWESCIISGGGWSFTPGARYMSGREGIHLLADIVGKGGNLLLNIAPGPDGTWQQGAYDLLKEYGAWLKVNGEAIYGSRILPPCKEGKIVMTRGKDGSAYFIYLADEKEALPASVKIQSHRPASGASVTLLGAKGSLSWKPVGDGFAVSVPERIRKNPPCKYAWVIKVSKIQ
- a CDS encoding peptide-N-glycosidase, giving the protein MKQILPFVFFAVLMWGPFSVNAQSNVLHVVTHRRVTVTTDPSKGIHLYPAWGKFPDKNVSVRRIIMKVVLGCPDSLPCAHWDYLDPIYLRKAGGTSGKVYNYELSRMLTPYGSIFTKDWQWEWQADVTDFSALLRDSVEIVYQHSGYETTSVGWAVTIDFEITTGPEIVHPL